The Bdellovibrio bacteriovorus region TTGAGAATTGCGGTTGCAACAAGCGACCCGCATCCGCGTTCTTCACCGCGAAGGAACTTGTCGAAAGAAGCACTAGTAGCAGAAAGCCAGATGTTTCAAGAGGTCCCCTTTTTATGTCTAGTCCAGTATTCGGCAGAAAGTTTTTAAGGCTTAATATTAAAGTGCAGTCGTGTTCTGCCGATATAAAGAGTGTCTCATTTTTCTACAAGGAGTGTGGAAGTAACATGACGATGAAATTAAGCGGCGCTCGAAAACAGAAGGAATCGACAAACTTTTATTCATCTTTCGACCAACTCAATGGCGTGCATCCTTGGATGGAGTCCGTTGAAGAGGGTTACGTTTCTTACCGCGTTCGCGAACTTCGCACCGGCAAAGTGGCTTACTTCAACTTTATATTAGCAAAAGAAATGGGCCTTATTTCTCCTGATCATCCTTTGCAGATGACGGAAGATTTGGAAAATAAGCTGATCGAAACTTTTTCGATTCAAATCATCAACGAATACGACGAACTCACCCAACGCCGCATTGATCCTGAGACTGTCCGCCCTCATCGCCACATGGCCACTCGCTACCTTCAACTTCAACACGCTAACAAACAAGGTAAAACTTCCGGCGATGGCCGTGGTATCTGGAATGGTACGGTTTATCACCGTGGTACGACGTGGGACGTTTCCAGTCGTGGCACGGGAGTCACGTGTTTAGCTCCGGGAGCTGTCGAAGCGGCAAAGCCTTTGAAAACAGGCGGCACTCAATTCGGGTACGGTTGCGGCTTAGCCGAAATTGACGAGCTTCTTGGCGCCTCTATCTTAGCAGAAGTCATGCATCTTCAAGGACTGCGCACGGAACGCGTGCTCTGCGTGATTGATCTTGGCAAAGGTTATGGCATCGGCGTCAGAGCCGCACAGAACTTGATTCGCCCTGCACATCTTTTCCTTTATCTGAAACAAGAAAAATACGAAACACTGAAATCAGCAACCGACTATTTGATTGAACGTCAGGTTTCGAACAAAGCCTGGAATATTCCTACAAAAGGCCCGAACAAATACGATGCTCTTTTAAGCTGTATTTCAAAAGCCTTCGGCGAATTCACCGCACAAATGGATATCGACTATGTCTTTGCCTGGTTGGACTGGGATGGGGACAACGTTCTAGCCGACGCGGGAATCATCGATTACGGCAGTGTTCGTCAGTTTGGTATTCGTCACGATAAATACCGCTATGACGACGTTGAAAGATTCTCGACGAATCTCAACGAGCAAAAACAAAAAGCCCGCCTGATTGTGCAAGTGTTTGCCCAGATGGTGGACTATTTGAAGACAAAAAAGAAAAGACCTTTGCGTGACTTCGCTCGTCACCCCGAAGTTTTAAAATTTAATAAAACTTTCGATCAAAAGCGGGCCGAGCGTATTTTGTACCGCATGGGCTTTAACGAAACGCAAAGAAACAATATTTTTGCGCAGAAGAATCTTTTCGAAAAGTTCGATAAAGAATTCACTTTCTTTGAGCGCGCTAAAATCAGCGGTTCCACAGAAAAAGTAGCTGACGGAGTCAATCATCCGGCTCTTTTCAATATGCGTGCGATTTTAAAAGAATATCCAAAGTTCCTTCAAGAAAGTCCTGTGCCTTTTGAAAAGCGTTGGATGACGGACGGGAACTTCTTTAAGATCATTCTTTCTAGTTTTGCTAAAGCTCGCGATGCGCGCATGGGTGAAAAACAACAGCGCCACATTGAAAAATTCCAGATGGCTTACCGCGCTTTAGTTGTCGCGGCCGCTGGAAAACAAAAGCCCGAGACAATTATCAAAGGCATCAGTGAACGCGCAGAGAAATTAAACTCTGACAAACGCATCACTGGAAACGCCTTGATTGAAATGGTCGAAGAGATCATCACCGAAAAGAAAAAAGGTCTGCCGATGGACCAAATCCAAAAGATCGTCGATCGTTTGGTTTTTGAAAACAACGGCCTGCCTGAAGTGAATACCAGTCGTTTCTATAAAGATCTGCAAAGCACGCCGGCCGTGAAAATGGATCTTTACGCAAAACTCTTAAGCCTCGTCGAAGAAAACGCCGAGTCTATTTAGAATTCTTATTTAAAGACACGCCCTCAACGATAAGTTCATCGGTGAGGGCTTCAATCAATGTCCCCGCCCGAGGCAAGGGCAATAACTCCCCTTCGCCAATGATATAGTCCTCAAGAGATCCTTCCATAGTCACCCAAGCCTTCCCCACTAAAACCTTATACGCATCCGGTACAAGGACTCTCGCAGGATTCCATAGCTCGCCTTTATGAATCTTAATCTGATAAACCATATAAGCCATTATACCGAATATCATTAGATAAATATCGCAAATAGGTGCTATCCTTAAACAAACGAATGGCATTCAGCCAGACCCCAGGGGGACCCATGACTCTTGATGATGTCGACAGAAAAATATTAAGTTTATTGAAAGAAGACGCCCGACTTCAGTACGCCGAAATAGGCAAAAAAGTAAACCTCTCCGCCCCCGCCGTCCACGCCCGAGTCAAAAAGATGGAAACCAACGGCATCATTAAAAGATACACCATCGACATGGAACCAGAACCCCTAGGAGCCAGCCTCTGCGCCTTCGTAAGAATCGCAAAAAGCAAAGGCACCTCCGCCTCCATCGCCCACCACTTCAAAAAAATAAAACAAATCGAAGAATGCCACGGCGTCGCCGGCGAAGACTGCATCTACATAAAACTAAGAACCCAATCCACCAACGAACTCTCAAAATTAATAGACGAAATCAGAAGCATAGAAGGCGTAGACCGAACAGTCACAGTAGTAGTCCTAGAAACCCACTTCGAAAGAGGCCTCCAAGCTTAAAAGCGCTTTCGCCAAACTCACTATCCATGAGAGACCTCATATCCAATTCGAGACAGTCCGAGCCCCAGTCACTGGTCCTTGGACTGTTGTACACGCGGTGAAGGCATCTAACGAACCCTAAATCTTACTAAGAATAGTGATCAGCAATAAAATTATCACCAAGACCACTTTAGCAATCTCAAGAATACGCCGAACACGTAAATAGTTGTGTTTACGCATCGGACACCTCCTGTTGTTAAACGGACAGGAGATCCACCAAAAGCGAATCTGGCGAAAGCAAGATTCGCTTTTGCATTTCTAACTCCAAAAAAATCCCCTCCCCAAAAGCGCCCACGGCAACAAAAACAAAACTTCCGCAGTTCTTCCCCTAGGAGTTAACGAAGATTTGCTTTTCGAAGAAGTCTTAGAGTGCTTACCCGAAGAAGGGCCTTAGCCGGCGCCACGATGGCGCGAACCGAGGCAAAGCCTCGGCGGCGACCGAGCCTGGAAGGCGTGCCCGCCGAAGCGGTAAACACTCTAAGACTTCTTCGAAAAGCAAATCCCCCGTCTGAAACGACAAGGGAAGAAAAAAGGAAACCCACACGCGGGGATTTCCAGAAGGACACGTGTGGGCTTTGAGGGGCTTTGATACCGAAACAATTAGTTCGCGTAAGCGTAGATCAAAGTACCATTTTTCAACATGTTAATAACTTTAGTTTTTAGTGAGCTCGCCACTGCAGGGCAACCCCAGCTACGACCTTGGATCACTGACTTTTCTTTTACATAGCTAGCACCGTGGATAACAACCGCACGACCGCGCGCATTTGAGTTTGTGGAAGAAAGACCATCAAGTCTTAAAGACAAACCATTGCTTCCGTTGTAAGTGCTGCCCGTCAGGTAATAACCCAAAGAGCTCGCTTTAGAACCCGACTTGTTGCTGAACTTCTCTGCGTAACCGTCGTGGTTCGAGTCAGAACCTTTACCGTGAGCTACGTGGATGCTCCATACTTTACCCGTTTTCATATCAATAATATGGAAGCGAGCTTTTGTGGATTTCGATCCGAAGTCGATCACAGAAACATAGTTCTTATTTTTGATTTTTGATTTATTTGAATCGAAATAAATCAAAGCTTTTGCCAGAGCATCGGTATTAATAGCTCTGTTTGGATCCACGTAATCGTACTCTTTTAAGATCGCAGATTTAGTACTTGTTGCAACCGCATTCTCTTCAACCATATTGGCTGCTTCTGGGTTTTCTGTCTGAGCCGTAGAGTCAAATACTTGCTCTTGAGTGGCATCGTCTTGCAACGTCTCCGTGGAACTTAAGTCTTCACTGTTTCCTGCGCATGCAGCTAGTCCTAGGTAAGCAGTCAACACAAGTGAGCTTAGTAATGTTTTTTTCGTCATTCTTCCTCCGTGAAAAATTGGCGTTGTGTGTTTTGTGAGATCCTACATAAACGACCTTACAAAGCGGCAATTTTCGTTACGGAAAAAAGAAATTTAAGACGTTCATCCCCAAAAAAATTGAGAATGCTTTTGATATCGCAAGTCCAAGGTTCGTGAACAAACTCAGGTTCAGTTTTTACATTTAAAGGATATTCAGATTTAAAGAAAGAAAACGGCGAGGACCCTCGCCGTTATGATTTATTTTTTAAGTTCGGAAAGCTGATCGCGCACCCATTTACGGATGATCGGATACTCTTCATCCTGAAGAGAATGGTCTTTATCCATCTCTACCCAGTCGACTTTCAGCCCGGCATCTTTCAATTTCTCAACGCCGTACTTAGTTTCCTCTAGAGGAAGAATATCGTCTTGATGACCGTGGGTGAATAGCCATGGTGTGTGGCGGGCTTCCATAGATAAATTCGAACGCCAGCGAGGATAGAAATTAAAATACCCACTGATGCCTACAACGCCGGCCAGCTTCTTAGGATAATTCAAACCCACGTCAGCACTGATCAGACAGCCTTGAGAAAAACCAAATAGAAAGATCTTTTTCGGATCCCAGCCCTGATTTTCTAAATCATTTAACAGATCAAAAAGCTTTTCCCGAATTTTAAGTACACCGTTACTTTGAAACGGAGGCTCTCCATACCAAGTGTAACCATCCATAAAACGGCGAGGCGCATTCAACAGAAGATAATTCATTTCTGGAATATTCAGCTCATCATTAAAGGAATAAAACGGACGAATGCTGTCACCGCGACCGTGCAAAACAATCATCAAAAATTCGGACTTCTTTTTTGCGGGGATAAACTTATGCTTAAATAAATTCGTCGAAATCATAAACCTGCTCTAGCCACAGAACGAGAACAAAACAAAACTTGGCGCGCCTTCGTCAATTGAACGTCATCACCAGAACCCAGCTCTTCCATCTCAAGGCAATCTCCCGAAGAATACGCCATGGACGAGCGCACTTGCTTTTCAGGAGCTAACAATGGATTCATGAACTGATCAGACTCTCTTGAAACAGAGATCTTTTCAAAGTTCACTGCCACGTCCGGCTCTAAGCCCTTCATCTGCGGAGAACGTCCCGATGGAAGATAGTAAAAACCTTTGGTTTCAAAAAGAGCGATCTTCTTGTTTTGCGACCAGTATTCACCCTCTTGGAATGAACCTTTACCGAAAGTTTTCTCGCCCACAAGAACAGCACGGTTCAAGTCACGTAATGCACCCGCAACGATTTCAGCCGCACTGGCAGAAGAACCATTGATAAGAATCGCCATCGGCAACGAGAACATTTTCTCTTCACCACCATAGTACTCTTCAGGCTTTTTTGTTGGATCTAGATAACGAACTTCAAAGATCTTTTTATCGCCGCCAACAAAAAGGCTCGCAATACAAGCGGCTTCTTCCATTTGACCACCTGGATTATCACGAAGATCCAAAAGCATTCCACGGACGTGGGATTTTCTAACGATCTCTAAAGACTCTTTCACTTTGTCACAAGCACCTTTTGCAAACTTGTTGATGCCTACAACAGCGATGGGCTTGATACCATCAATCACACGAGTAGAAACTGTGGCCACGGTGATCTCAGTACGACGAAGACGGAACTTTTTCTTTTCTCCATCACGTTCAACAACAACAGAAGTCACGTCACCGACTTCGCCTTTTAAAAGTTCAGAGACACGCACTTGCATCAAACCGCGGACTTTTTTACCGTTCACGGAAACTAACAAGTCCCCTTTTTCAACTCCGGCCAACTTTGCCGGGCTGCCCTCGGTCACTTTACGAACCACATAACCTAAAGCCGATTGCCCCAAAGTGATTCCCAAAGAAGTCGAACGATTGTCCGCTTTCGAAACAACTTCTTTAAATTGAGAAACAGGCATCAAGTAAGTGTGCGGATCACGAAAGACAGAAATGAAACCATTAAGGCCCATTCCCACCATCCAAGATTTTTGATTTTCAGAAATGTGCTTTTTCTCTAGTTCTTTCCAAGCATTGAAGAATGAAACTTTCACTGCCTTTGCTGTGTCTTTCGAGAAAAACTCTCTCCATGGAGCGAGCTGTTTTTTCTCTGAACTCATGTCAGTGGACACATCGTCAGCAGAAACCAGTTTTCCGTCTTGAGTCAGGGATAGATTGAAGCGACCCGCGATAGTTAAGACCGCGTTGGCACAAGCCAAATAGTAGCGCTCTGAACTGCTGCAGGTTTGATCTTGTAAAAGGTCTTCCAAGGCTTCTGGGCCGAGCCCCGTCTCAGCCCAGTAGTCTTCAACAGACTTCACCTTGGAAGTGTCGCGGTAAGAAGTACGCGACAAGGAAAGACTGACCCCCACGGCCAATACTAACAATGATGCTATGAAAAAACGTGGTGAACTAAGCACTCATCGCCTCCCGATTAGTGACACTCTTGAGCAACGGTTGTGCCGCCTCAGATCGAATTAGTTCCATTCTGAGGCGCTTTTTTGGTATTTTTTGCTGGGTTGAACAGGCCTCTAACAGGCCGCAAAACTGGCCCCTGTCCTTGAGAAAAAATCGGCTCTGTAATAGGGTGG contains the following coding sequences:
- a CDS encoding Lrp/AsnC family transcriptional regulator; this translates as MTLDDVDRKILSLLKEDARLQYAEIGKKVNLSAPAVHARVKKMETNGIIKRYTIDMEPEPLGASLCAFVRIAKSKGTSASIAHHFKKIKQIEECHGVAGEDCIYIKLRTQSTNELSKLIDEIRSIEGVDRTVTVVVLETHFERGLQA
- a CDS encoding S41 family peptidase, which codes for MSRTSYRDTSKVKSVEDYWAETGLGPEALEDLLQDQTCSSSERYYLACANAVLTIAGRFNLSLTQDGKLVSADDVSTDMSSEKKQLAPWREFFSKDTAKAVKVSFFNAWKELEKKHISENQKSWMVGMGLNGFISVFRDPHTYLMPVSQFKEVVSKADNRSTSLGITLGQSALGYVVRKVTEGSPAKLAGVEKGDLLVSVNGKKVRGLMQVRVSELLKGEVGDVTSVVVERDGEKKKFRLRRTEITVATVSTRVIDGIKPIAVVGINKFAKGACDKVKESLEIVRKSHVRGMLLDLRDNPGGQMEEAACIASLFVGGDKKIFEVRYLDPTKKPEEYYGGEEKMFSLPMAILINGSSASAAEIVAGALRDLNRAVLVGEKTFGKGSFQEGEYWSQNKKIALFETKGFYYLPSGRSPQMKGLEPDVAVNFEKISVSRESDQFMNPLLAPEKQVRSSMAYSSGDCLEMEELGSGDDVQLTKARQVLFCSRSVARAGL
- a CDS encoding alpha/beta hydrolase, whose amino-acid sequence is MISTNLFKHKFIPAKKKSEFLMIVLHGRGDSIRPFYSFNDELNIPEMNYLLLNAPRRFMDGYTWYGEPPFQSNGVLKIREKLFDLLNDLENQGWDPKKIFLFGFSQGCLISADVGLNYPKKLAGVVGISGYFNFYPRWRSNLSMEARHTPWLFTHGHQDDILPLEETKYGVEKLKDAGLKVDWVEMDKDHSLQDEEYPIIRKWVRDQLSELKK
- a CDS encoding murein L,D-transpeptidase catalytic domain family protein, with translation MTKKTLLSSLVLTAYLGLAACAGNSEDLSSTETLQDDATQEQVFDSTAQTENPEAANMVEENAVATSTKSAILKEYDYVDPNRAINTDALAKALIYFDSNKSKIKNKNYVSVIDFGSKSTKARFHIIDMKTGKVWSIHVAHGKGSDSNHDGYAEKFSNKSGSKASSLGYYLTGSTYNGSNGLSLRLDGLSSTNSNARGRAVVIHGASYVKEKSVIQGRSWGCPAVASSLKTKVINMLKNGTLIYAYAN
- a CDS encoding DUF2917 domain-containing protein translates to MAYMVYQIKIHKGELWNPARVLVPDAYKVLVGKAWVTMEGSLEDYIIGEGELLPLPRAGTLIEALTDELIVEGVSLNKNSK